The DNA region CACCGGCCCGACCACGACATCACCGTCTCGACCCTCTTCGAGGCGCTCACCACCGACCGGTCCCTGCTGCCGTCGCTGATCGGCATCGAGGGGCTCGGGGACAAGCCGCGTGCCGCGGCCGAGAGGTACGTCGCGGCCGAGCCGCTCTAGGGACCGCACGGCCCTCCGTCGCACCCCATCATGTAGAGACCGTCGGGGGAGCGGCCCTGGATCTCCAGCTTGTTCAGCTGGTCCGTCGTGAGCTTCCCGGTCGGGATGAGCGCGACTGCCACGTTCGCCTCGGTGATGGTCGCGTCGAACCGCTGCTCGCCGACCCAGAACCAGGCGGACTCGATCGTCTCGTTGCCGAGCGACCGCGTCACCCGGATCCCTTCCGCGGTCTCGGTCCACTCGACGGTCGGCGGTTCAGGCGCCACGTCATGCACCAGATCGCCGTCGGCGTCGTAGGCACGGAAGCTCGCCGAGTCGACGCTGACCTCGTGGTCGATCCAGGCGACCGCCACGCCGTTGACGAGGGTTGCCGGGAACTCCTCGCCGCTCGAGGTGAAGACCACCTCGGTGACGTTCAGATCCTCCGGGAGCGGAAGCATGAAGCGCGTGTCGCCGTCGGAGCTGCTGCGGGAGAAGTCCTCCCACGGTCCCATCGATGCGAATCGGCCCCAGACCTCCGGCGTGCCGATCGCCTGTGCGATGTCGGGCTCGCTGCCGTCCCCACGGCTGGGTGCCGAGCAGGTCACTTCGTAGTCGCGGCCGTCGAAGATCGCCCTGACCGTCGATCCGCGCTTCTCGGCCAGGAACGGCCAGGTGCCTGCGGGGATCTCCTGGTAGACGTCGTCGGGGACGCTTTCTCCGGGTGCCAGGTTGTACAGCAGCTCCTTGTCGGCCCAGGCCGACGGCAGACACCGCGCGCTCAGCTGGTCGAGCTCCTCGGGAGTGAGATTGGTCGGATTGCCCGACCAGTCGACCGGGTTTCTCTCGGGCGGTGCCGGGGTGGCGACGTCCGAGTCGATCAGCCGGTCGGGGACCACGACGTACGCCATGACGCCGGCGATCGAGCAGGCGGCGACGGTGGCGAGGACCTTCGCCGTGCGACGGCGGCGGCGCATCCGGTCGCCCCGGCGCAGGATCTCGGCGGCGGGGAGGTCCAAGGTGTGGTGGCTGCTGGTGCGCAGCAGGGTCTCGATGTCGTTCATGACAGCATCCCTTCGGAGTCGGTCAGCCGCTGCCGCAGAGTCTTGAGCGCCTGGTGGAGCGTGGCCGAGACGGTGCCGCGAGCGATGCCGAGCTCGTGGCCGGTCGTCTCGGCGTCGAGGTCGAGGAAGTAGCGCAGCGCGACAACCTGTCGTTGACGCGGTGGCAGCCGGCGTACGGCCTCCAGCAGGTCGTCGAAGCTCGAGTCGTCGCGGGGGAGCTGTTCGGGCGTCTCGGGGACGGCCGTCTCGCGGCGGCGCTTGCGCCACCAGGAGATGTCGGCGTTGATCGCCGTCCGGACGATCCATGCGCGGGGCGAATCCACGCTGCGTACGCTCGGCCACCTCGACCACGCCCGGGCGAACGCCTCGGCGACGGCCTCCTCGGCGCGGTCGGGAGCCATGCCGTAGGCGATCGCGGCCCGCAGGCAGCGATCCTTGCTGCCGGCGTAGAACTCGGTGAACTCGTCTCTGGTCACGCCATCTCGACGCCCTGGACGGGTGAACGGTTTAGTCGCACGAAAAACGATTACCAGGAACCGCAGATGTGCGGAAGAGTTCCCGCCGTGAGCATCCGGGAGAGCCTCTTCGTCCTCAAGGAGCGCGACTTCGGGTGGTTCTTCGCCTCACGGTTCGTGAACCTCGCCGGGTCGTCGATGTCGCACGTGGCGCTCGCGTTCGCGGTGCTGGAGGTGACCGACTCGGCCTCGGCGCTGGGCTACGTGGTCGCTGCGCACACCATCCCGATGGTGATCTTCCTGCTGGTCGGAGGCGTGATCGCCGACCGGTTCCCGCGGCGGCTGGTGCTGCAGCTGAGCAACGTCGCCTCGGCCGCGACGCAGGCGGCCGCAGCGGCGCTGATCATCACCGGACAGGCGGAGATCTGGCACCTGGTGATCCTGGAGGCGATCAACGGCACCACGATGGCGATGGCCTTCCCGGCGATGCAGGGGATGGTGCCGCAGCTGGTGGCGAAGAAGGACCTGCAGCCGGCCAACCTGCTGCTCTCGATGTCGCGCGGCACCCTGACGATCCTCGGCCCCTCGGTCGCGGCGGCGCTCGTGGTCGGCGTCGGTGCCGGATGGGCGCTGGCGGTCGACGCGCTGACCTGGCTGCTCGCGGCGCTCTTCCTGCTCCCGGTGCGGATCCCACCGCGTCCGGCGGACGCAGAGAAGACCTCGGCGCTCGAGGACCTGCGTGCCGGGTGGACCTACTTCCGCAGCACCACCTGGCTGTGGGTCGTCGTGGTCGCCTTCATGGTTCTCAACGCGATGCAGTCCGGCGGTCTGCAGGTGCTCGGCCCGGCGTACGCGAAGTCGTCCGCGCTGGGAGTCGAAGGCTGGGGCCTGGGCAACTCCGCGCTCGCGGCCGGGATGCTCCTCATGACGATCGTGCTGATGCGCGCAACGATCCGAAGTCCGCTGCGGGCGGGAATGTTCGGGATCACGGCGTACGGGCTGCCGTTCTTCGCGCTCGCGCTGTGGCCCGAGACGGTGCCGTTCGTAGTCGTGATGGCGGTGGCGGGCGCCGGAGTCGAGATCTTCAGTCTCGGGTGGCAGCTCGCGATGCAGGAGAACGTCCCCGAGGAGATGCTCTCGCGGGCCTATTCCTACGACGCGCTCGGCTCGTTCGTCGCGATGCCGGTGGGGCAGCTGCTCTACGGGCCGCTGGGTGGATGGTTCGGCGAACGGCCGGTGTTCCTGGTCAGTGGGATTCTCTACGTGGCCGTCGCCCTGGCCACGCTCGCCGTACCGTCGGTGTGGCGGCTGCAGCGGGTGGACCAGAACGACGGCGTGCCGGCCGAGGTGACTCAGACGCAGCGGTAGAGCTCGGGTCCGGTGAAGGTGTCCTCGCCCTCCGACGGCTCGTCCAGGACCTGGAGGGCGTCGGGCAGGTGGTCTGCGGTGTCGGTGCCGGCCAGCTCCTGCTGCACGGGCCAGTCGCCGGCTGCCCCGAGCACCTCCTCGACCCGCGCCTTCCGGTCGGTGTCGCCGGCCTCGGTGGCCGCGTTCCACTCGTCCCACCAGATGCAGACCGCACCGTCGGCGACGTGGAGGGCCAGGTGATAGCGGCCGGGCTGCAGGCCGGTGAGACGGCTTTCGTCGTACGACTCAGGGAGAGGTACGCCGCGCAGCAGCTCCTGGACAGCCGCCGAGCGCTCCTCGGCGCTGAGGTAGCGATCGGGCAGGGCGGCGTCGAACGCGCTCTGGTCGACCCAGCGCAGCTGGGTCAGGAGTGTTTCGAACTGATGCTTCGACATGCCAGTGCCCTGGATGGACTGGAAGTGTCCGGCCTGCGTCGGAAGGATGACCCGGTAGGCATCCTCGGTGGGTACGACCTGGCCGGTCTCCGCGTCACGGTCGCCGACGTCCTTGCCTCCTCGGTAGCTCCAGTAGATCGCCTCCTGGCCGAGCACCTCGATCGGCAGCTCCTCGACGCCGTCGCCCGTGCCGTTCTCGTCGGCCGTGTTGAACGTGCCTCCGAAGCGGAGAGCCTCGTCGCGGGTCTCGGCGGCGTACCACCCGACGTCGAGGCGCGGCTTCGACCTGCCGTCGGCCGACGCGAGCTCGTAGGTCACGCCCCCACCGTCGGGCCCGTTGGTGACGGCTCCGTCGAACTCGGGGATCTCCCATCCCGGCGCGTCGAGGACGAGCCGGTAGGCCTCGGCCGACCGCGGCGTGCCGTCGTAGGCGAAGCTCATCGCCGGCTCGAACGTGGCCTCGCCGGGAAGGAGCTGGGGGACGAGGACGGCGCCGGTGACGGCGAGGACACCGGCGAGACCGGCGGCAGCGAGGCCGCGGGTCCAGCGGCGGCGGAAGGCGGCGCCTCGGGTGGTGCCTCGGGTGGTGCCTCGGGTGGTGGCTCGGTTGGTGGCCGGACGAGGGGCGCGCGCGATCACTCGTCCGGGAGCGGGTGCATCCTCGGCGTGCTCGGCGAGGGTGGCGCGGATCAGGTCATCGAGATCGGTGCTCATCGTGACTCCTCGGCAAGGGTGGTGGACATCAGGTCGGGGTGGCTGCGGAGCTTGGTGAGAGCGCGCATTGCGGTGCTGCGTACGGTGGCGGTGGCGATGCCGAGAGCCTCGGCGATATCGGCGTCGGTGAGGTCCTCGTAGTAGCGGAGGACGACGACCGCGCGCTGCCGCGGAGGCAGAGCCCCGATGCGCTGCCAGAGCAGGTGACGTACGCCGACGGTCTCGGTCTCGTCGTCTCCGGCCCGCTCCGGCAGATCGGCGACGACGAGCTCGCGAGAAGCGCGCTTGCGACGCCAGGTCAGGTGCTGGTTGAGCAGGATCTTGCGGGCGTACGCATGTGGATCGGTGACGTCGGTCATCCTCGACCAGCGCCGGCACAACCGCTCCAGGGTGTCCTGGACCAGGTCTTCGGCGCGGTGACCGTCACCTGTCAGCAGGTAGGCGAGCCGCAGTAGCGCGCCGCTGCGCGTCACCACGTACTCGTCGAAGTCTGTGTCCATGCTGTCCTCCGTCTGGGCCCTGCTGTCGGGGCCTCTGCCTCTTCGATGCGGCGGCATGGCGTGGGTGTTGCGCTGACGGTGCAACTGTGGCCTCTAGGCTGCAGTGCGTCGAGCAACTTCTGCAGCGAAGGAACGCCCGCATGAGTCTGAACACCGCCGTCGTCGACGAGCTCTTCCAGCAGCGTTTCGAGGAGAACCTGACGCCGGGGCTGGCCTATGGGGTCGTACGCGGCTCCGAGCTGCTCCACACCGGCGCGTTCGGGGCGACGACCGAGGGCGGTCCGGCGCCGACCGCGGAGAGTGTCTTCCGGATCGCGTCGATGTCGAAGTCGTTCACCGCGGCCGCGGTGCTGCTGCTGCGCGACCGCGGGCTGGTCGACCTCGACGAGGCGATCGCCCAGTACGTGCCCGAGCTCGTCGACCAGGCTCCCTACTCCGCCGACTCGCCGGCGGTGACGCTTCGGCTGCTGCTCTCGATGTCGGCCGGGCTGCCGACCGACGACCCGTGGGGCGACCGGCAGGAGTCGCTGTCCTACGACGCCTTCGGGACGTTCCTCGACGGAGGCTTCTCGACCGGGCGCGAGCCGGGGGTCGGGTTCGAATACTCCAACCTCGGCTATGCGCTGCTCGGGCGGGCGATCGAGAACGTCGTGGGTGGATCGTCTCCGGAAGGAGCGAATCGGGACTTCGTCGAGCACGAGTTGCTGGCGCCGCTGGGGATGACCTCCTCGGCCTACTCGCCCGATGCGGTGCCGAATCGGGTTCCCGGGCATGTTCCGCCGCTGCATCCGGCCTGGGCGGGCGACCGGCTCGAGGGGCCGCCGACCTGGTCGGTGACGCCGCCGGTGCCGTCGGGGTCGTTCGCGGCGATGGGTGGCCTGCACTCCTCGGTGGCCGACCTGGCGCGCTGGGTCGGCGGGTTCCTGGGCGCCTTCTCCTCCTCCGCCGACGGACACCCGCTGTCGAAGGCGTCGCGCCGGGAGATGCAGCAGCTGCACCGGTTCGGCTCGGTGTCGGGCTCGCTGGATGTCTCGGGACCGGAGGCGGGGATCGGGGCGGTCGCGGCCGGCTACGGCTACGGCCTGATGGTCGACCACGACAGCCGGCTCGGGCAGTTCGTCCACCACTCCGGCGGCTACCCCGGCTACGGCTCGCGGATGGTCTGGCACCCCGCGACCGGTCTCGGCGTGATCACGCTGTCCAACAGCACCTACGCCGGCGCCTACCCGACCGCGATGACCGCGCTGCGCTCGCTGGTCTCCGCGGAGCTCGCCGGGGGAGGGCCGCACCGGTTCTCGATGGTGGTCAAGGGCCTGCGGCCGCGGCTCGACTCGGCGCTGGAGGCGGCGGTCGAGCGGCTGCGTACCTTCGATCCGGCGGGCGCCGAGGTGTTCGCGCTGCCGTCGCTGTTCGCCGACAACGTCGAGCTCGACGCCCCCGACACCGCCCGGCGCGTCCAGATCACCCAGGCCCGCGCCAAGGTCGGGCTGCCGCTGGGCGGCGCGCCCTACGGCTACTTCTCCCGTGCCACGGGCGTCGCGCTGGCCGTGGTACCGGCCGAGCGGGGCCGCTACGACATCGAGGTCATGCTCTCGCCGGAGGCCGAGCCGCGCATCCAGACCCTGCGGGTGGTGGCCGTGCCCGACGCTCACGAGGGGCTCGCCGCCGCCGCCCGCGCCGCCCTCGAGGAGGACTCCCCGGTCATCGCCGCGATGCGCGCCTTCGGCAAGCCTGAGCTGATCACCACACCCCTGTCCGGTGACGGCTCGTCCAAGGCCGACTTCCTGGTCGTCGCCGGCACCACCTACTGGAAGGTCGCGGTCGCCAAGACCACCACCGTCACCGCCCTC from Nocardioides luteus includes:
- a CDS encoding SigE family RNA polymerase sigma factor codes for the protein MDTDFDEYVVTRSGALLRLAYLLTGDGHRAEDLVQDTLERLCRRWSRMTDVTDPHAYARKILLNQHLTWRRKRASRELVVADLPERAGDDETETVGVRHLLWQRIGALPPRQRAVVVLRYYEDLTDADIAEALGIATATVRSTAMRALTKLRSHPDLMSTTLAEESR
- a CDS encoding sigma-70 family RNA polymerase sigma factor; this translates as MTRDEFTEFYAGSKDRCLRAAIAYGMAPDRAEEAVAEAFARAWSRWPSVRSVDSPRAWIVRTAINADISWWRKRRRETAVPETPEQLPRDDSSFDDLLEAVRRLPPRQRQVVALRYFLDLDAETTGHELGIARGTVSATLHQALKTLRQRLTDSEGMLS
- a CDS encoding serine hydrolase domain-containing protein; the protein is MSLNTAVVDELFQQRFEENLTPGLAYGVVRGSELLHTGAFGATTEGGPAPTAESVFRIASMSKSFTAAAVLLLRDRGLVDLDEAIAQYVPELVDQAPYSADSPAVTLRLLLSMSAGLPTDDPWGDRQESLSYDAFGTFLDGGFSTGREPGVGFEYSNLGYALLGRAIENVVGGSSPEGANRDFVEHELLAPLGMTSSAYSPDAVPNRVPGHVPPLHPAWAGDRLEGPPTWSVTPPVPSGSFAAMGGLHSSVADLARWVGGFLGAFSSSADGHPLSKASRREMQQLHRFGSVSGSLDVSGPEAGIGAVAAGYGYGLMVDHDSRLGQFVHHSGGYPGYGSRMVWHPATGLGVITLSNSTYAGAYPTAMTALRSLVSAELAGGGPHRFSMVVKGLRPRLDSALEAAVERLRTFDPAGAEVFALPSLFADNVELDAPDTARRVQITQARAKVGLPLGGAPYGYFSRATGVALAVVPAERGRYDIEVMLSPEAEPRIQTLRVVAVPDAHEGLAAAARAALEEDSPVIAAMRAFGKPELITTPLSGDGSSKADFLVVAGTTYWKVAVAKTTTVTALPTADHPRLTYLASALRG
- a CDS encoding MFS transporter, which gives rise to MSIRESLFVLKERDFGWFFASRFVNLAGSSMSHVALAFAVLEVTDSASALGYVVAAHTIPMVIFLLVGGVIADRFPRRLVLQLSNVASAATQAAAAALIITGQAEIWHLVILEAINGTTMAMAFPAMQGMVPQLVAKKDLQPANLLLSMSRGTLTILGPSVAAALVVGVGAGWALAVDALTWLLAALFLLPVRIPPRPADAEKTSALEDLRAGWTYFRSTTWLWVVVVAFMVLNAMQSGGLQVLGPAYAKSSALGVEGWGLGNSALAAGMLLMTIVLMRATIRSPLRAGMFGITAYGLPFFALALWPETVPFVVVMAVAGAGVEIFSLGWQLAMQENVPEEMLSRAYSYDALGSFVAMPVGQLLYGPLGGWFGERPVFLVSGILYVAVALATLAVPSVWRLQRVDQNDGVPAEVTQTQR